The following proteins are co-located in the Dromiciops gliroides isolate mDroGli1 chromosome 2, mDroGli1.pri, whole genome shotgun sequence genome:
- the GRAMD2A gene encoding GRAM domain-containing protein 2A isoform X2: MTALSRTEAVADPPSSKQMHEKTVPLKIPVDQLEKLEESPKERSPCLETLEESVHLPEGLKDEEIKKSSLEVTPNKYNHQYHKLFKDIPPEETVLKVCSCALQRDILIQGRLYISHNWLCFHASLFGKDIKVVIPVLSVQMIKKHKMARLLPNGLAITTNTSRKYIFVSLISRDSVYDVLRRVCTHLQPSSKKSLSVREYPDEPDSESLEGLVPEMKWRKMSPTSLSLSLPDDVFPCIHRGSISSLGTKESSFPSEKPLASDNAIHTEEELEGEPEGSPELRPWDYQLLKVFFVLICLLVVSSSYMAFRIFRLEQQLCSLNWDSVSHRHR; this comes from the exons CTCCAAACAGATGCATGAAAAAACAGTTCCCTTGAAGATCCCAGTGGACCAACTGGAAAAGTTGGAGGAATCTCCAAAGGAGAGGAGTCCCTGCCTGGAGACCCTGGAGGAGAG TGTGCATCTGCCTGAAGGCCTAAAGgatgaagagataaagaaaagcaGCCTAGAAGTG ACACCAAATAAATACAACCATCAATATCATAAGCTGTTCAAGGACATCCCCCCAGAGGAGACTGTTCTGAAAG TGTGTTCCTGTGCACTCCAAAGGGATATCCTCATACAAGGACGTCTATACATCTCCCATAACTGGCTCTGCTTTCATGCCAGCCTCTTTGGGAAAGACATCAAG GTAGTCATCCCTGTGCTGTCTGTCCAGATGATAAAAAAGCATAAGATGGCCAGACTCTTGCCAAATGGACTGGCTATTACAACCAACACGAGCAGGAAG TATATTTTCGTATCATTGATCTCAAGGGACAGCGTCTATGATGTACTGCGGAGAGTCTGCACCCACCTGCAG CCTTCCAGTAAGAAGAGTCTGAGTGTAAGAGAATATCCAGATGAACCTGACTCTGAGTCTCTG GAGGGCCTTGTTCcagaaatgaaatggagaaagatGTCCCCAACTTCattgtctctgtccctccctgATGATGTCTTCCCCTGCATTCATCGGGGATCTATTAGCAGCCTGGGCACCAAGGAGAGCTCCTTCCCCTCTGAGAAACCCCTGGCATCTG ATAATGCTATCCACACAGAGGAGGAGCTGGAGGGGGAACCAGAGGGCAGCCCAGAGCTGAGGCCCTGGGATTATCAGCTGCTCAAGGTCTTCTTTGTACT GATATGCCTCCTGGTTGTGTCATCATCTTACATGGCATTTCGAATCTTCCGGCTGGAGCAGCAGTTATGTTCTCTGAACTGGGACTCTGTGTCCCATAGACACAG GTGA
- the GRAMD2A gene encoding GRAM domain-containing protein 2A isoform X1 has protein sequence MLAQACECRENSRREHAPASVKGTSHSSKQMHEKTVPLKIPVDQLEKLEESPKERSPCLETLEESVHLPEGLKDEEIKKSSLEVTPNKYNHQYHKLFKDIPPEETVLKVCSCALQRDILIQGRLYISHNWLCFHASLFGKDIKVVIPVLSVQMIKKHKMARLLPNGLAITTNTSRKYIFVSLISRDSVYDVLRRVCTHLQPSSKKSLSVREYPDEPDSESLEGLVPEMKWRKMSPTSLSLSLPDDVFPCIHRGSISSLGTKESSFPSEKPLASDNAIHTEEELEGEPEGSPELRPWDYQLLKVFFVLICLLVVSSSYMAFRIFRLEQQLCSLNWDSVSHRHR, from the exons CTCCAAACAGATGCATGAAAAAACAGTTCCCTTGAAGATCCCAGTGGACCAACTGGAAAAGTTGGAGGAATCTCCAAAGGAGAGGAGTCCCTGCCTGGAGACCCTGGAGGAGAG TGTGCATCTGCCTGAAGGCCTAAAGgatgaagagataaagaaaagcaGCCTAGAAGTG ACACCAAATAAATACAACCATCAATATCATAAGCTGTTCAAGGACATCCCCCCAGAGGAGACTGTTCTGAAAG TGTGTTCCTGTGCACTCCAAAGGGATATCCTCATACAAGGACGTCTATACATCTCCCATAACTGGCTCTGCTTTCATGCCAGCCTCTTTGGGAAAGACATCAAG GTAGTCATCCCTGTGCTGTCTGTCCAGATGATAAAAAAGCATAAGATGGCCAGACTCTTGCCAAATGGACTGGCTATTACAACCAACACGAGCAGGAAG TATATTTTCGTATCATTGATCTCAAGGGACAGCGTCTATGATGTACTGCGGAGAGTCTGCACCCACCTGCAG CCTTCCAGTAAGAAGAGTCTGAGTGTAAGAGAATATCCAGATGAACCTGACTCTGAGTCTCTG GAGGGCCTTGTTCcagaaatgaaatggagaaagatGTCCCCAACTTCattgtctctgtccctccctgATGATGTCTTCCCCTGCATTCATCGGGGATCTATTAGCAGCCTGGGCACCAAGGAGAGCTCCTTCCCCTCTGAGAAACCCCTGGCATCTG ATAATGCTATCCACACAGAGGAGGAGCTGGAGGGGGAACCAGAGGGCAGCCCAGAGCTGAGGCCCTGGGATTATCAGCTGCTCAAGGTCTTCTTTGTACT GATATGCCTCCTGGTTGTGTCATCATCTTACATGGCATTTCGAATCTTCCGGCTGGAGCAGCAGTTATGTTCTCTGAACTGGGACTCTGTGTCCCATAGACACAG GTGA
- the GRAMD2A gene encoding GRAM domain-containing protein 2A isoform X3, whose amino-acid sequence MHEKTVPLKIPVDQLEKLEESPKERSPCLETLEESVHLPEGLKDEEIKKSSLEVTPNKYNHQYHKLFKDIPPEETVLKVCSCALQRDILIQGRLYISHNWLCFHASLFGKDIKVVIPVLSVQMIKKHKMARLLPNGLAITTNTSRKYIFVSLISRDSVYDVLRRVCTHLQPSSKKSLSVREYPDEPDSESLEGLVPEMKWRKMSPTSLSLSLPDDVFPCIHRGSISSLGTKESSFPSEKPLASDNAIHTEEELEGEPEGSPELRPWDYQLLKVFFVLICLLVVSSSYMAFRIFRLEQQLCSLNWDSVSHRHR is encoded by the exons ATGCATGAAAAAACAGTTCCCTTGAAGATCCCAGTGGACCAACTGGAAAAGTTGGAGGAATCTCCAAAGGAGAGGAGTCCCTGCCTGGAGACCCTGGAGGAGAG TGTGCATCTGCCTGAAGGCCTAAAGgatgaagagataaagaaaagcaGCCTAGAAGTG ACACCAAATAAATACAACCATCAATATCATAAGCTGTTCAAGGACATCCCCCCAGAGGAGACTGTTCTGAAAG TGTGTTCCTGTGCACTCCAAAGGGATATCCTCATACAAGGACGTCTATACATCTCCCATAACTGGCTCTGCTTTCATGCCAGCCTCTTTGGGAAAGACATCAAG GTAGTCATCCCTGTGCTGTCTGTCCAGATGATAAAAAAGCATAAGATGGCCAGACTCTTGCCAAATGGACTGGCTATTACAACCAACACGAGCAGGAAG TATATTTTCGTATCATTGATCTCAAGGGACAGCGTCTATGATGTACTGCGGAGAGTCTGCACCCACCTGCAG CCTTCCAGTAAGAAGAGTCTGAGTGTAAGAGAATATCCAGATGAACCTGACTCTGAGTCTCTG GAGGGCCTTGTTCcagaaatgaaatggagaaagatGTCCCCAACTTCattgtctctgtccctccctgATGATGTCTTCCCCTGCATTCATCGGGGATCTATTAGCAGCCTGGGCACCAAGGAGAGCTCCTTCCCCTCTGAGAAACCCCTGGCATCTG ATAATGCTATCCACACAGAGGAGGAGCTGGAGGGGGAACCAGAGGGCAGCCCAGAGCTGAGGCCCTGGGATTATCAGCTGCTCAAGGTCTTCTTTGTACT GATATGCCTCCTGGTTGTGTCATCATCTTACATGGCATTTCGAATCTTCCGGCTGGAGCAGCAGTTATGTTCTCTGAACTGGGACTCTGTGTCCCATAGACACAG GTGA